A stretch of the SAR86 cluster bacterium genome encodes the following:
- a CDS encoding D-2-hydroxyacid dehydrogenase, protein MKICISEFTYNSFEELLENNFKNDEFILIDSEANIISGEGKPDIALVSYELMFKALKSESFFEKYLALIDECSFVQGSWAGTESPQAQALISHAKIFSHGGGLHAIPIATYVFAQILRSIKSIDAHIELQREKSWKQMMSVGELTDMTIGITGFGGIGQEVARLAKAFRMNVFATKRTPVVSDNLDRLFKPSELDEMLPLCDFVVNCLPSSDETYKVFSKSRFDLMKTSSMFINVGRGESVDEVSLAEALKEKMILCAAIDTTDPEPLDSDSPLWTLENCFITPHDSAWGPRAPLRAVELFIDNYRRLKEGKKLLNQV, encoded by the coding sequence ATGAAAATTTGCATAAGTGAGTTTACCTATAATTCTTTTGAAGAACTGCTAGAAAATAACTTCAAAAATGATGAGTTCATTCTTATAGATTCAGAGGCAAATATAATCTCAGGAGAGGGTAAGCCAGATATTGCTTTGGTCTCTTACGAACTTATGTTCAAGGCTTTGAAGTCAGAAAGTTTTTTTGAAAAATATCTCGCTTTGATTGATGAGTGTTCTTTTGTTCAAGGATCATGGGCTGGCACCGAATCTCCTCAAGCACAAGCCTTGATCTCTCATGCTAAAATTTTTTCTCACGGAGGCGGTCTTCATGCTATTCCAATAGCGACTTATGTTTTTGCACAGATTTTAAGATCAATAAAGTCTATAGATGCTCATATTGAACTTCAAAGAGAAAAGAGTTGGAAGCAAATGATGTCTGTCGGAGAGCTTACGGATATGACAATAGGAATTACTGGATTTGGTGGTATAGGACAAGAAGTGGCAAGACTAGCTAAGGCTTTTCGTATGAATGTATTCGCTACGAAGAGAACACCTGTTGTGTCAGATAATCTTGACAGGCTGTTTAAACCAAGTGAACTAGATGAAATGCTTCCTCTTTGTGATTTCGTAGTAAATTGTCTTCCATCAAGCGACGAGACCTATAAAGTTTTTTCAAAGTCTCGATTTGACTTAATGAAAACTTCCTCGATGTTCATAAATGTTGGTAGAGGGGAATCAGTAGATGAAGTTAGCCTTGCTGAAGCTCTTAAAGAAAAAATGATACTGTGTGCTGCTATTGATACAACCGATCCAGAACCTCTCGATTCTGATTCACCTTTGTGGACTCTAGAAAATTGTTTCATTACCCCTCACGATTCAGCATGGGGTCCAAGGGCACCTTTGAGAGCAGTTGAGCTGTTTATTGATAATTACAGACGTTTGAAAGAGGGAAAAAAATTACTCAATCAAGTATAA
- the ccmE gene encoding cytochrome c maturation protein CcmE has protein sequence MNPLRKQRLYALIAVLIGSLLATWLVVSALSENMNLFYSPSEILGVDIDENVLIRAGGMVKQGSIEKSKDSLNVRFTVTDYQNELIINYEGILPDLFDENAGVVVRGNLKTDGTFKAIEVLAKHDENYMPPEVAKLIETKE, from the coding sequence ATGAACCCATTAAGAAAACAGAGACTCTATGCTTTGATTGCAGTTCTAATAGGATCACTTCTAGCAACTTGGCTAGTTGTTTCAGCTTTATCCGAGAATATGAATTTGTTTTATTCACCTAGTGAAATATTAGGAGTTGATATTGATGAAAATGTCTTGATCAGAGCTGGAGGAATGGTGAAGCAAGGCTCTATTGAAAAGAGTAAAGATTCTTTAAATGTCAGATTTACCGTCACAGATTATCAAAATGAGTTGATAATAAATTACGAAGGCATATTGCCAGATTTGTTTGACGAAAATGCTGGAGTAGTTGTAAGAGGAAATTTGAAAACCGATGGCACCTTTAAGGCTATCGAAGTTCTCGCTAAGCATGATGAGAATTATATGCCTCCAGAGGTAGCCAAGTTAATTGAGACGA
- the hisI gene encoding phosphoribosyl-AMP cyclohydrolase translates to MNKIKFAQRSSVEFVEEGNILAPKFNAEDVIPVVVTETKSGLVLMHGYMNKEALDKTILTKEAHYWSRSRKALWKKGESSGMVHKIDEILIDDDQDSIWLKVTIGGLGASCHVGYKSCFYRSVDSIENDEVILNFTESEKVFDPEEVYPGIENPTKL, encoded by the coding sequence GTGAATAAAATAAAATTTGCCCAACGATCATCTGTTGAATTTGTAGAAGAAGGGAACATTCTTGCACCCAAGTTTAATGCAGAGGACGTCATCCCTGTTGTTGTTACTGAAACTAAATCAGGTTTGGTGTTAATGCATGGTTACATGAATAAAGAAGCTTTAGATAAAACAATTCTTACTAAAGAAGCACACTACTGGAGCAGGAGTCGAAAAGCTTTATGGAAAAAAGGTGAATCTAGTGGAATGGTCCATAAAATAGATGAAATACTTATAGATGATGATCAAGATTCCATCTGGCTGAAAGTAACCATAGGAGGCTTAGGGGCAAGCTGTCATGTTGGTTATAAATCATGCTTTTATCGATCAGTCGATTCAATAGAAAATGATGAAGTTATTCTAAATTTCACCGAGTCCGAAAAAGTATTCGATCCAGAGGAAGTTTATCCTGGTATAGAAAATCCAACCAAGCTTTAG
- a CDS encoding aldehyde dehydrogenase family protein has translation MKTYEQFYINGEWVDPVEGKNMFDVLNPSNEEVIGQIAMGTSADVDNAVKAASKAFDSFSQTTVEERLAILGKIVEVYQSRYDEIAETISSEMGAPLSLSKAAQAATGLGHFAQAIEVLQNFEWEETRGKTVLRREPIGVVGMITPWNWPINQISCKVAPALAAGCTMVLKPTEMAPLNAMIFAEILHEAGVPAGVFNLVNGDGPTVGEAMSSHPGIDMMSFTGSTRAGIAVAKGAADTVKRVAQELGGKSANIILDDADFESAISGGAKHCFNNSGQSCNAPTRMLVPESRHEEAKEIAKKTAEATKVGDPFAEDTGIGPVVSDVQFNKIQGLIEKGIEEGAELVAGGPGKPEGLNAGYFVRPTVFANVNNDMTIAREEIFGPVLSILPYKDEEEAIEIANDTEYGLYGYVSSGDVEHAKKVANRIRAGSIAINGAGADFTTPFGGYKQSGNGREWGIFGFEEFLEVKAVVGFTG, from the coding sequence ATGAAAACTTATGAACAATTTTATATAAACGGAGAATGGGTTGATCCTGTGGAAGGAAAAAACATGTTTGATGTTTTAAATCCTTCTAATGAAGAAGTAATAGGACAAATTGCTATGGGGACTTCGGCTGACGTAGATAACGCTGTCAAAGCAGCCTCCAAAGCTTTTGATAGCTTTAGCCAAACCACAGTCGAAGAAAGATTAGCCATACTTGGCAAGATTGTTGAGGTCTATCAATCTAGGTATGACGAAATAGCTGAAACTATTTCTTCAGAAATGGGAGCTCCATTATCTTTGTCAAAGGCAGCTCAAGCCGCAACAGGCCTTGGCCATTTTGCACAAGCAATAGAAGTCTTACAAAACTTTGAGTGGGAAGAAACAAGAGGTAAAACAGTCTTAAGACGCGAACCTATAGGTGTTGTAGGTATGATTACTCCATGGAACTGGCCCATTAATCAGATCTCCTGCAAAGTAGCGCCTGCACTAGCTGCAGGATGTACGATGGTTCTGAAACCAACTGAAATGGCTCCTTTAAATGCAATGATCTTTGCTGAGATACTTCATGAAGCTGGTGTACCCGCAGGAGTTTTCAATCTTGTAAATGGTGATGGTCCTACAGTTGGTGAAGCTATGTCTTCTCATCCGGGTATTGATATGATGTCTTTTACTGGTTCAACAAGAGCAGGTATTGCCGTTGCCAAAGGTGCTGCGGACACTGTTAAGAGAGTAGCTCAAGAATTAGGAGGAAAATCTGCGAATATAATATTAGATGATGCAGACTTTGAATCAGCTATATCAGGTGGAGCAAAACATTGTTTCAATAATAGCGGCCAGTCTTGTAATGCTCCAACCAGAATGTTGGTTCCAGAATCAAGGCATGAAGAGGCAAAAGAAATAGCGAAGAAAACAGCTGAGGCTACAAAAGTGGGTGATCCTTTTGCAGAAGATACAGGTATCGGACCAGTAGTAAGTGATGTTCAATTCAATAAAATTCAGGGTCTGATTGAGAAAGGTATTGAAGAGGGAGCTGAACTAGTAGCGGGCGGACCAGGAAAACCTGAAGGTCTAAATGCAGGATACTTTGTTAGACCGACAGTATTTGCAAATGTAAATAACGACATGACAATTGCAAGGGAAGAGATATTCGGACCCGTTCTTTCAATTCTTCCTTACAAAGATGAAGAAGAAGCAATTGAAATCGCTAATGATACAGAGTATGGCCTTTACGGTTATGTATCATCTGGAGATGTAGAGCATGCTAAAAAAGTTGCGAACAGAATAAGAGCTGGAAGTATAGCCATTAACGGAGCTGGTGCAGATTTCACAACTCCTTTTGGTGGGTATAAACAGTCTGGAAATGGAAGAGAATGGGGTATATTTGGATTCGAAGAATTCTTGGAAGTTAAAGCGGTTGTGGGCTTTACAGGCTAA
- a CDS encoding PLP-dependent transferase produces the protein MSNEGKNLETIALHAGWRADATTGSVAVPIHQTTSYQFESTEKAADLFALAELGNIYTRIMNPTTAVLEERMAALDGGAAGLAVSSGQTASAYSIQNLARAGDNIVASSHLYGGTYNQFKNNLSEMGIEVRFVDPTDPLMFIKASDTKTRAFFGETLPNPKLQVFPIKEVADLGRKNGIPLIVDNTAAPIFCRPFDHGAAITTYSTTKYIGGHGTSIGGLIIDGGNFDWTEAGPERQPTLNTPDPCYNGVVWTEATKEMGPIAYIMKARTTLLRDLGGAMSPFNAWSFIQGLETLPLRMREHGKNALQVAQYLEDNSLVSSVTYPGISEGISKERADSYLTGGYGALIGFELPGGVEAGRKFIDSLELLYHVANIGDSRSLAIHPASTTHSQLTPKEQLSAGVTPGYVRLSVGIENVEDIINDIDQAIKAAS, from the coding sequence ATGAGTAACGAAGGTAAAAATTTAGAAACAATAGCACTGCATGCAGGCTGGAGAGCAGATGCGACTACAGGATCAGTAGCTGTTCCCATACACCAAACAACTAGCTATCAGTTTGAAAGTACTGAAAAGGCTGCAGATCTATTCGCTTTAGCGGAATTAGGTAATATTTATACAAGAATAATGAATCCTACTACAGCTGTTCTCGAAGAGAGGATGGCAGCTCTTGATGGAGGTGCAGCTGGTTTAGCGGTTTCATCAGGACAAACCGCCTCGGCTTATTCCATTCAGAACCTAGCCAGAGCTGGAGATAATATTGTTGCCTCTTCTCATTTATATGGAGGTACTTACAACCAGTTCAAAAACAATCTATCCGAAATGGGTATTGAAGTTAGATTCGTTGATCCAACAGATCCTTTGATGTTTATCAAGGCTTCAGACACCAAAACACGAGCTTTTTTTGGAGAAACCCTACCTAATCCAAAGCTACAAGTTTTTCCTATTAAAGAAGTTGCAGATCTTGGAAGAAAAAATGGAATTCCTCTAATAGTCGATAATACTGCCGCTCCAATATTTTGTAGGCCCTTTGATCATGGGGCGGCAATAACTACCTACTCGACTACAAAATATATTGGAGGTCACGGAACTTCAATAGGAGGTTTAATAATAGATGGCGGAAATTTTGATTGGACCGAAGCTGGTCCAGAACGACAACCAACTCTTAATACACCTGATCCTTGCTATAACGGAGTAGTTTGGACTGAAGCTACTAAAGAAATGGGGCCGATAGCCTATATTATGAAAGCTAGAACTACCTTGCTTAGAGATTTAGGCGGAGCAATGAGTCCATTTAATGCCTGGTCATTCATTCAGGGTCTTGAAACTTTACCTTTAAGGATGAGAGAGCACGGCAAGAATGCCCTTCAAGTTGCTCAATATCTTGAGGATAATAGTCTTGTTTCTTCAGTAACTTATCCTGGAATTTCAGAAGGCATTAGTAAAGAGAGGGCAGATTCATATTTAACAGGCGGCTATGGTGCTTTAATAGGTTTTGAGTTACCTGGAGGAGTCGAAGCAGGAAGGAAATTTATTGATTCTTTAGAGCTTCTTTACCATGTTGCAAATATTGGAGACTCCAGATCACTGGCAATTCATCCAGCCTCTACAACGCACAGTCAATTAACACCAAAAGAACAATTATCTGCTGGCGTAACACCTGGATATGTAAGACTATCAGTTGGTATAGAAAATGTAGAAGATATTATTAACGATATTGATCAAGCCATTAAAGCGGCAAGTTAG
- a CDS encoding adenylyl-sulfate kinase, which yields MKILVMGLPGSGKTYLSERLQPLLESAWFNADKVRSMAGDWDFSEEGRLRQSLRMKSIADFESHHNRIVICDFVCPTEETRKIFDADVTIWLDTIVEGRFEDTNALFEPPSSVDFHITEWNDHNHEDIAKQIKKNV from the coding sequence ATGAAAATTCTTGTTATGGGATTACCCGGGAGTGGTAAAACCTATTTGTCTGAAAGACTTCAGCCATTGTTAGAGTCTGCGTGGTTTAATGCTGATAAAGTTAGGTCTATGGCAGGTGATTGGGATTTTAGTGAGGAAGGTAGATTAAGGCAAAGTTTAAGAATGAAATCAATCGCTGATTTCGAATCACATCATAATAGGATTGTAATTTGTGACTTCGTCTGCCCAACTGAGGAAACTAGGAAGATATTTGATGCAGACGTAACTATTTGGCTCGATACCATCGTAGAAGGTCGTTTTGAAGACACAAATGCGTTATTTGAACCACCTTCTTCAGTTGATTTTCATATCACCGAATGGAATGATCACAATCATGAAGACATAGCAAAACAAATTAAAAAAAATGTTTGA
- the ccmB gene encoding heme exporter protein CcmB, which translates to MNSSVLDWLGLLLKRDLIIAFRRSSTYITPLVFFLIVITFFPLALGPQESLLSSLAPGVIWIAALLASLLAVESIFSEDFRDGSLDDFFISLEPSFVLVFAKVMIHWLITGLPILLASSLAAIILYLPLESFVPMIISLLLGTSFMSLLGALGAALSLGKSAILSAIIVLPFSIPTLLMGTSVITFSLNNQDYSGFLMLMGAMLAIGIPLLCLLTVEALLLNYD; encoded by the coding sequence ATGAATAGTTCAGTATTGGATTGGTTAGGTCTTTTATTAAAAAGGGATTTAATTATTGCTTTTAGAAGGTCCTCAACATATATAACGCCTTTAGTCTTTTTTTTAATTGTTATCACTTTTTTTCCTTTAGCACTGGGACCTCAAGAAAGTTTATTAAGCTCTTTGGCTCCTGGAGTAATTTGGATTGCCGCTTTACTAGCTTCATTGCTTGCGGTAGAAAGTATATTTAGTGAAGACTTTAGAGATGGTTCTCTTGATGATTTCTTTATTTCTTTAGAACCTTCTTTTGTCTTAGTATTTGCAAAAGTAATGATCCATTGGCTAATTACCGGGCTTCCGATTCTCCTTGCCTCTTCTCTTGCAGCAATTATTTTATATCTTCCTTTAGAAAGTTTTGTTCCTATGATTATAAGCCTTCTTCTTGGAACGTCTTTTATGAGTTTGCTAGGTGCTCTTGGTGCTGCTTTATCTTTAGGAAAATCAGCTATTTTAAGTGCAATTATAGTTTTACCTTTTTCTATACCAACATTATTAATGGGTACTTCTGTAATAACTTTTTCGCTCAATAATCAAGATTATTCAGGTTTTCTTATGTTAATGGGCGCCATGCTTGCAATAGGTATTCCATTACTATGTTTGTTAACTGTAGAAGCCTTGCTGTTGAATTATGACTAG
- a CDS encoding propionyl-CoA carboxylase: MSWKKETTEIKKRRKLAKAQGGKDAIKLQHAKGRLTLRERIELLLDPNSFQEQGEIAGGSELNDEGKLESLTPANFILGFGKINNKQVVVGGEDFTVKGGSPNSAGLRKSVYTEELALKYKIPLIRLHEGGGGSVAGPGKKSGGYGGDPVFSKSRFKSIADTLKEIPVASAALGPVAGMPAARFVGSHFRVMTKETAQILVAGPAVVERAFGKKMSKEELGGSEIHKVNGVTDNVASTEEDAFLQIKKFLSYFPQNKYEITEKIDCDDPIERMEEDLLSIIPKDRKRSYEMRDIVNFIFDKGSFFEMTRYYGRGIITGFARINGYAVAIFANDSNFYAGSMSAEGAQKTTRFIRLCDTFNIPIVSLVDEPGFLIGPDAEKAGTILHGTEAVLATTESTVPWTTVMIRKSFGVAAAAHYGPDGYVLAWPSAESGPLPLEGGVAVAFKKEISEAEDPEAKRKELEEKMAKNQNPFPRAEAFSVHEIIDPRETRKYISLWAERIQSQLKASLMSR; this comes from the coding sequence ATGAGTTGGAAAAAAGAAACAACAGAAATTAAAAAAAGAAGAAAACTTGCTAAAGCACAAGGTGGAAAGGATGCTATTAAGCTTCAACATGCAAAAGGAAGGCTAACTTTAAGAGAAAGAATAGAGCTTTTGTTAGATCCTAACTCTTTTCAAGAACAAGGTGAAATCGCAGGCGGGTCAGAACTTAATGATGAAGGTAAGTTGGAATCTTTAACACCTGCAAATTTTATCCTAGGTTTTGGGAAAATTAATAATAAACAAGTAGTAGTTGGTGGAGAAGACTTTACGGTCAAAGGTGGATCACCTAATTCAGCAGGTCTAAGAAAAAGTGTTTATACAGAGGAGCTTGCCCTTAAGTACAAAATCCCACTTATCAGGCTTCATGAAGGTGGTGGCGGATCTGTTGCTGGTCCTGGAAAAAAATCTGGAGGCTATGGAGGTGATCCCGTCTTTTCTAAGTCTAGGTTTAAATCTATTGCGGATACTTTGAAAGAAATTCCAGTAGCATCAGCAGCGTTAGGTCCTGTTGCAGGTATGCCTGCTGCTAGATTTGTTGGTTCACACTTTAGAGTAATGACAAAAGAAACGGCTCAAATACTTGTTGCAGGTCCTGCGGTTGTGGAAAGAGCTTTTGGGAAAAAGATGTCTAAGGAAGAGTTAGGTGGTTCAGAAATCCACAAGGTAAATGGCGTGACAGATAATGTTGCCTCCACAGAAGAAGATGCATTCTTACAAATCAAGAAGTTCCTTTCTTACTTTCCTCAAAATAAATATGAAATTACTGAAAAAATAGATTGTGACGATCCTATAGAAAGAATGGAAGAAGATTTACTATCAATTATTCCAAAAGATAGAAAAAGATCCTATGAAATGAGAGACATTGTCAATTTTATATTTGATAAGGGATCTTTCTTTGAAATGACTAGATATTATGGACGAGGCATAATTACGGGCTTTGCAAGGATTAATGGGTATGCAGTTGCGATTTTTGCTAATGATTCAAATTTTTATGCTGGGTCCATGTCCGCAGAGGGTGCTCAAAAAACCACGAGATTTATACGATTATGTGACACTTTTAATATTCCAATTGTAAGCTTAGTAGACGAACCAGGATTCTTAATTGGACCAGATGCAGAAAAGGCTGGAACAATTTTACATGGCACTGAAGCAGTATTAGCAACTACAGAATCTACTGTTCCATGGACTACGGTAATGATTAGAAAATCATTCGGGGTAGCTGCTGCAGCCCATTATGGTCCAGATGGTTATGTTCTCGCTTGGCCTTCTGCCGAGTCTGGACCGCTTCCACTAGAAGGCGGAGTAGCTGTAGCTTTTAAAAAGGAAATTTCTGAGGCGGAAGATCCTGAAGCAAAAAGAAAAGAGCTAGAAGAAAAAATGGCTAAAAATCAAAATCCTTTTCCTAGGGCGGAAGCTTTTTCAGTTCATGAAATAATAGATCCAAGGGAGACAAGAAAATATATTTCTTTATGGGCTGAAAGAATTCAAAGTCAACTGAAAGCCAGTCTAATGAGCAGGTAA
- a CDS encoding cytidyltransferase, with translation MFDWKKPTVQMLGRWQPWHTGHQELFKRAIKKTGQVIIQVRDVHGASGGDGQDDNPFDWDEVCRNISDGLLEDGYQRGIHYEIMIVPNIVNITYGRGVGYVFEEETFDESVTRISATKIRKKMREEGDLD, from the coding sequence ATGTTTGATTGGAAAAAACCTACAGTTCAAATGCTCGGCAGATGGCAACCTTGGCATACTGGACATCAAGAATTATTTAAAAGAGCAATAAAAAAAACTGGTCAAGTTATCATACAAGTCCGGGATGTACATGGTGCTTCAGGTGGTGATGGCCAAGATGATAACCCCTTTGATTGGGATGAAGTTTGTCGAAATATTTCTGATGGACTCCTTGAAGACGGATATCAAAGAGGAATTCACTATGAAATTATGATTGTTCCTAACATCGTGAATATCACTTATGGAAGGGGAGTTGGATATGTCTTTGAAGAGGAAACTTTTGACGAATCGGTAACTAGAATCAGTGCAACTAAGATAAGAAAAAAAATGAGAGAAGAAGGAGATCTGGATTAA
- the ccmC gene encoding heme ABC transporter permease CcmC, whose translation MTRIWKVTKRWFIEMGSPPLFYRWSSKIISWLGILAIIFLSVGLFWGLLIAPTDYKQGDVYRILYVHVPSAILGQSIFMFMAACGLINVVWRAKISGMMLKSAAPIGMSFTLIALVTGSVWGKPTWGTWWVWDARLTSTLILLFIYAALMGLYSSIEDKTKADRAVSILSIVGLAIIPVIKKSVDWWQTLHQPSTFTLTSSPSMSPEMYQPLLLCVIGFYLIFAFALTLNLRNEVIDRERSKNWVKQIFVN comes from the coding sequence ATGACTAGGATTTGGAAAGTTACTAAAAGGTGGTTTATTGAAATGGGATCACCTCCTTTATTTTATCGATGGTCTTCAAAGATCATTTCTTGGTTAGGGATTTTAGCCATAATTTTTTTATCAGTAGGACTTTTTTGGGGATTACTAATTGCTCCAACTGACTATAAGCAAGGTGATGTTTATAGAATTTTATATGTTCACGTCCCTTCAGCGATACTTGGTCAGTCAATTTTTATGTTTATGGCAGCTTGTGGTCTTATTAATGTTGTCTGGAGAGCAAAGATATCAGGAATGATGTTGAAATCTGCTGCGCCAATAGGAATGAGCTTTACTCTCATAGCTCTAGTAACAGGTTCTGTGTGGGGTAAACCAACTTGGGGAACTTGGTGGGTATGGGATGCACGTCTCACTTCAACTCTTATATTATTATTTATTTATGCTGCATTAATGGGTCTGTATTCATCAATTGAAGATAAAACCAAAGCTGATAGGGCAGTCTCTATCTTGTCGATTGTAGGTTTGGCGATTATACCCGTGATTAAAAAATCAGTAGATTGGTGGCAAACACTTCATCAGCCATCTACTTTTACATTGACTTCTTCTCCCTCAATGTCTCCTGAAATGTATCAACCTCTTTTATTGTGTGTTATTGGATTTTATTTAATTTTCGCATTTGCATTAACTTTAAATCTAAGGAATGAAGTCATTGACAGAGAAAGATCAAAGAATTGGGTCAAGCAAATATTTGTAAACTAG
- the ccmA gene encoding heme ABC exporter ATP-binding protein CcmA, translated as MLPNLKVENLSCVRSEKAIFKNLNFEVLPGQNIEIVGSNGSGKTTLLRTLLGLIDKEEGTINWLDEDNNFKEYRSFDCFYQGHQMGIKNLLTVFENLKLTHNAKGMSEKDINKCLERVGLYKINEMASDLSVGQRKRISIARWLLKDFKIYFIDEPFTALDDPASDLIKEIINELNQKGSSFVITGHRSSNINATLVEI; from the coding sequence ATGCTTCCTAATTTAAAAGTAGAGAACCTGTCTTGTGTTCGATCAGAAAAGGCTATATTCAAAAATTTAAACTTTGAAGTTCTGCCTGGTCAAAATATAGAAATTGTTGGTTCTAATGGTTCTGGAAAGACTACATTACTAAGAACACTATTAGGTTTAATTGACAAAGAGGAAGGGACTATTAATTGGCTGGATGAAGATAATAATTTCAAGGAATATCGATCTTTTGACTGTTTCTATCAAGGACACCAAATGGGCATAAAAAACTTGCTTACGGTTTTTGAAAACTTGAAGTTAACTCACAACGCAAAAGGGATGAGCGAAAAGGATATAAATAAGTGCCTTGAGAGGGTAGGTCTGTATAAGATAAATGAGATGGCATCAGATCTATCCGTAGGACAAAGAAAGCGAATTTCAATTGCAAGATGGCTGCTCAAAGATTTTAAAATTTATTTTATAGATGAACCTTTTACTGCTTTAGATGATCCTGCCTCTGATCTAATTAAAGAAATAATTAATGAACTTAATCAAAAGGGCAGCTCATTTGTTATAACAGGGCACAGATCCTCAAACATTAATGCAACCCTTGTTGAGATTTGA